In Sphaeramia orbicularis chromosome 1, fSphaOr1.1, whole genome shotgun sequence, a genomic segment contains:
- the LOC115426786 gene encoding uncharacterized protein LOC115426786: MASAWTSRRTTAMVIITALQFQALISVETMTVTSVEGQSFDFICKYPAEMRSNAKYFCVEDGQMCSTVLIKTDKHNNWTRDGRFSLYDNITGAFFLVRVDKLMLQDSRKYWCGVDVDSHPDHISIIQLNVSQECSPVNLSHRTTDEPTHHNIIVDKHNLPLFLTAVMCVAALLFVFLFTLCLLLVVNKRRSSRQPQMSTDYVTMMPGVRPEPEHRCRCSFPDRIDLSDFPPPPPDLCFHFTSKQRESTVTLGVEEYVDVDVSERLCQYQHLDLGRSEEHVYHSLHGNTGPKDRARVKE; this comes from the exons ATGGCATCAGCCTGGACGTCACGGAGAACAACTGCAATGGTCATCATTACTGCACTTCAGTTCCAAG cTCTGATCAGTGTCGAAACTATGACTGTTACCAGTGTGGAGGGTCAGAGTTTTGACTTCATTTGTAAATATCCAGCTGAAATGCGGTCAAATGCTAAGTATTTTTGCGTTGAAGATGGCCAAATGTGCAGTACAGtcctgataaaaacagataaacacaACAACTGGACAAGAGATGGACGTTTCTCATTGTATGACAACATTACTGGGGCCTTCTTCCTGGTCCGGGTGGACAAGCTCATGTTGCAGGACAGTAGGAAGTACTGGTGTGGTGTGGATGTCGACTCTCACCCTGATCATATTAGTATCATACAACTAAATGTCTCTCAAG AATGCAGCCCAGTAAACCTCTCACATCGCA CCACTGATGAACCAACACATCATAACATCATAGTGGACA AGCACAACCTCCCCTTGTTCCTGACCGCCGTGATGTGTGTCGCAGCGCTTCTGTTTGTATTTCTGTTCACCCTTTGTCTGCTGCTGGTTGTCAACAAACGAAGATCGAGCAGACAG CCACAGATGTCGACTGACTATGTGACAATGATGCCTGGTGTGAGACCTGAACCGGAACACCGCTGCAGATGTTCGTTTCCGGACCGGATAGATCTTTCAGATTTTCCACCCCCGCCTCCTGACCTTTGCTTCCACTTCACATCAAAGCAACGGGAGTCCACTGTCACCCTTGGTGTTGAAGAATACGTAGACGTGGATGTATCAGAGCGGCTCTGCCAGTACCAACATCTAGATCTGGGTCGGTCAGAGGAGCACGTCTATCACAGTCTTCATGGAAACACTGGCCCTAAAGACAGAGCCAGAGTCAAAGAGTAG